From Granulicella sp. WH15, the proteins below share one genomic window:
- the pgsA gene encoding CDP-diacylglycerol--glycerol-3-phosphate 3-phosphatidyltransferase, whose amino-acid sequence MNLPNSITMSRIASVPLLIWFLSPHSPIHNPGDQELAASGLFILASITDGLDGYLARKRHQITTIGMLLDPLADKLMVTAAYIILVAYNPRIVPPWIAVLIIGREFLVSGLRSIAASEGFTIDASEIGKLKTVIQIVSVVAAILAHRWDYWIWFPNFHGGFVVAVHLIAVCAIYWMTIVSIISATDYFVAFWKKIDHASERARTRRTSVLSRKAAKPAAEHPSRIS is encoded by the coding sequence ATGAACCTGCCCAACTCCATCACGATGAGCCGCATCGCCAGCGTGCCGCTCCTCATCTGGTTCCTCAGCCCCCACTCGCCCATTCACAACCCCGGCGATCAGGAACTGGCCGCCTCCGGCCTCTTCATTCTGGCCTCCATCACCGACGGCCTCGACGGCTATCTCGCGCGCAAACGCCACCAGATCACCACCATCGGCATGTTGCTCGACCCACTGGCCGACAAGCTCATGGTCACTGCGGCCTACATCATCCTGGTCGCGTACAACCCACGCATCGTGCCGCCGTGGATCGCCGTGCTCATCATCGGGCGTGAGTTCCTGGTCTCCGGCCTGCGCTCCATCGCCGCGTCCGAGGGCTTCACCATCGACGCCAGCGAGATCGGCAAGCTCAAGACCGTCATCCAGATCGTCTCGGTCGTGGCCGCCATCCTGGCCCATCGCTGGGACTACTGGATCTGGTTCCCAAACTTCCACGGCGGCTTCGTCGTCGCGGTGCATCTGATCGCGGTCTGCGCGATCTACTGGATGACCATCGTCTCGATCATCTCGGCAACGGACTACTTCGTCGCCTTCTGGAAGAAGATCGACCACGCCAGCGAGCGCGCCCGCACCCGCCGCACCAGCGTCCTGAGCCGCAAGGCCGCCAAGCCAGCGGCAGAACATCCTTCAAGAATCTCTTAA
- a CDS encoding PP2C family serine/threonine-protein phosphatase, whose amino-acid sequence MAALGRARSSTGRIRDEHLPDAAAPAPYAFAMLSHRGCVRKSNEDICAANSAAGAFVVCDGMGGAAAGEVASRLAADTFLARLNDSKADPQPADIRLFNAIAAANEAVYCHGCDSSELRGMGTTLVALLLASQPEDPLALTVAHVGDSRCYLFRDSTLTRLTEDHSLVEEQLRCGEITLAQAAVSPLRNIITRAIGSHPTVEPTIRSLDPRRGDLYLLASDGLTHELPEAAIEASLRRAAEAAGNAMPDLDHLCGLLIEEANDHGGSDNVTVLLLYLS is encoded by the coding sequence ATGGCAGCACTTGGGCGCGCACGATCTTCCACAGGCCGGATACGGGATGAGCATCTTCCCGACGCTGCCGCCCCCGCCCCTTATGCCTTCGCCATGCTCTCGCACCGCGGCTGCGTCCGCAAGTCCAATGAGGATATCTGCGCCGCCAACTCCGCTGCCGGGGCCTTCGTCGTCTGCGACGGCATGGGCGGAGCCGCCGCCGGAGAGGTCGCCAGCCGTCTGGCCGCCGATACCTTTCTAGCTCGGCTAAACGACTCGAAAGCAGACCCGCAGCCCGCCGACATCCGGCTCTTCAACGCCATCGCCGCCGCCAACGAGGCTGTCTACTGTCATGGCTGCGACTCCTCGGAGCTGCGCGGCATGGGCACCACGCTGGTCGCCCTCCTGCTCGCAAGCCAGCCGGAAGACCCGCTCGCCCTCACCGTTGCCCACGTCGGCGATAGCCGCTGCTACCTCTTCCGCGACTCCACGCTTACCCGACTCACCGAGGACCACTCCCTTGTCGAGGAGCAGTTGCGCTGTGGCGAGATTACGCTCGCACAGGCCGCAGTCTCTCCTCTGCGCAATATCATCACCCGCGCCATCGGCTCGCACCCCACCGTCGAGCCGACGATCCGCAGCCTCGACCCGCGCCGGGGCGACCTCTACCTGCTGGCCTCCGACGGCCTGACGCACGAGCTACCCGAGGCCGCCATCGAAGCCAGCCTGCGTCGCGCAGCAGAGGCGGCGGGCAATGCCATGCCCGACCTCGACCACCTCTGCGGCCTCCTGATCGAAGAGGCCAACGACCACGGCGGCAGCGATAACGTTACGGTTCTGCTGCTGTATCTCTCGTAG
- a CDS encoding 3-hydroxybutyryl-CoA dehydrogenase codes for MQTPVIGVVGAGTMGNGIAHVFARAGHTVLLADIDQPALDRGFATIRKNLAREVAKEKLTAEQAEAAATRITLTTRLPDLVAASLAVEAATERFEVKSKLFRSLDEILPPEAILASNTSSISITKLAAQTKRPGQVIGMHFFNPVPVMRLVEIIRGLQTTQATFDTVSALATAIGKLPVEVNDAAGFISNRVLMPLINEAIFAVMEGVATADAVDTIFREGMAHPMGPLTLADFIGLDVCLDIMRVLHDGLGDPKYRPCPLLIRMVDAGWLGRKSGRGFYQY; via the coding sequence ATGCAGACTCCAGTGATTGGCGTCGTCGGCGCAGGCACTATGGGCAACGGCATCGCGCACGTCTTCGCCCGCGCCGGGCACACAGTGCTGCTGGCCGATATCGACCAGCCCGCGCTCGACCGCGGCTTCGCCACTATTCGGAAGAATCTGGCCCGCGAGGTCGCGAAGGAGAAGCTCACAGCCGAGCAGGCAGAGGCCGCCGCCACCCGCATCACCCTGACCACCCGGCTGCCGGACCTCGTCGCCGCTTCTCTCGCCGTCGAGGCCGCCACCGAGCGCTTCGAGGTCAAGTCAAAGCTCTTCCGCTCGCTCGACGAGATTCTGCCACCCGAGGCCATCCTCGCCAGCAACACCAGCAGCATCTCCATCACGAAGCTGGCGGCGCAGACGAAGCGCCCCGGACAGGTGATCGGGATGCACTTCTTCAACCCCGTTCCGGTCATGCGACTGGTCGAGATCATCCGCGGCCTTCAGACCACGCAGGCCACCTTCGACACCGTCTCCGCGCTCGCGACCGCCATCGGCAAGCTGCCGGTCGAGGTGAACGACGCGGCGGGCTTCATCTCCAACCGCGTCCTGATGCCGCTCATCAACGAGGCCATCTTCGCGGTCATGGAGGGCGTCGCCACCGCCGACGCCGTCGACACCATCTTCCGCGAGGGCATGGCCCACCCCATGGGGCCGCTCACCCTGGCCGATTTCATTGGATTAGACGTCTGCCTCGACATCATGCGCGTGCTGCACGACGGCCTCGGCGACCCCAAGTACCGCCCCTGCCCGCTGCTCATCCGCATGGTCGATGCGGGCTGGCTGGGCCGCAAATCCGGCCGGGGTTTCTACCAGTACTGA
- a CDS encoding SDR family oxidoreductase — MAESSTNPNQFATYPSLRDRVVLISGGATGIGEKLVEAFAEQHARVVFLDIQDEAAETLAARVGGVYYHCDLTDMAALDACMKAVLERFESVNVLINNAGNDTRHAVEDVTPELWDRVMAVNLKHQFFLTQAVLPGMRQRQRGSIINMSSISWLIPITGVPVYAAAKAAIVGLTRTLAHEVGPDNIRVNAILPGTIATERQKKLWYTEEFLRQIFEAQALKRTLLPEEVARLALFLAADDSSAITNQTHIIDGGWI, encoded by the coding sequence ATGGCGGAGTCTTCAACGAATCCAAACCAGTTTGCAACGTATCCGAGCCTGAGGGACCGCGTGGTGCTCATCAGCGGCGGGGCCACCGGGATCGGCGAGAAGCTGGTGGAGGCCTTTGCCGAGCAGCACGCTCGCGTGGTCTTTCTGGATATTCAGGACGAGGCCGCCGAGACGTTGGCCGCTCGGGTGGGCGGCGTCTACTACCACTGCGACCTGACCGACATGGCCGCGCTCGACGCCTGCATGAAGGCGGTGCTGGAGCGGTTTGAGAGTGTCAATGTGCTCATCAACAACGCGGGCAACGACACGCGGCACGCGGTCGAAGACGTGACGCCGGAGCTGTGGGATCGGGTGATGGCGGTCAATCTGAAGCACCAGTTCTTTCTGACGCAGGCCGTCCTGCCCGGCATGAGGCAGAGGCAGCGCGGCTCGATCATCAACATGAGTTCCATCTCGTGGCTGATCCCCATTACGGGCGTGCCCGTCTACGCCGCGGCCAAGGCGGCCATCGTAGGGCTGACGCGCACGCTGGCGCATGAGGTCGGGCCAGACAACATCCGCGTGAACGCGATTTTGCCCGGAACAATTGCGACGGAGCGGCAGAAGAAGCTCTGGTACACGGAGGAGTTTCTGCGGCAGATCTTTGAGGCCCAGGCGCTGAAGCGCACGTTGCTGCCCGAGGAGGTGGCGCGGCTGGCGCTGTTTCTAGCTGCCGACGACTCGAGCGCCATCACCAACCAAACCCACATCATAGACGGCGGCTGGATCTAG
- a CDS encoding Glu/Leu/Phe/Val dehydrogenase: MATLTTPALTLEQETNPWEAQASRFDFAAKKLNLDQGIWKLLRYPTREIIVHIPVQMDDGSIEVFTGYRVQHSIARGPAKGGIRYAPDVSLDEVRALASWMTWKCAVVNIPFGGAKGGVICDPKKMSQGELERMTRRYTASIIDFIGPEKDVPAPDMNTNEQTMAWIMDTYSMHMGQTSTAVVTGKPVNMGGSRGRREATGRGISVVCDEALKHLGMSIEGCRVILQGFGNVGSNAANILYRKGYTIIGITEYDGAVYNADGIDIPALIEHRARAGTINGFAKAVPADKDEILTRECEILIPAATENVITSRNAADLRCRILCEGANGPTTVLADEILAEKGVFVIPDILANAGGVTTSYFEWVQDRMGYFWTESEVNQRLDTIMSESFKDVVSYGTAHQVNNRIAAYMLAIDRVAFTTKQRGVYA, from the coding sequence ATGGCAACACTGACTACACCTGCTCTCACGCTGGAGCAGGAGACGAACCCGTGGGAGGCTCAGGCCTCTCGCTTCGACTTCGCTGCAAAGAAACTCAATCTCGACCAGGGCATCTGGAAGCTGCTCCGCTACCCCACCCGTGAGATCATCGTCCACATCCCGGTCCAGATGGACGACGGTTCTATCGAGGTCTTCACCGGCTACCGGGTGCAGCACTCCATCGCCCGCGGCCCGGCCAAGGGAGGTATACGCTACGCGCCCGACGTATCTCTGGATGAAGTCCGCGCTCTGGCCTCGTGGATGACCTGGAAGTGCGCTGTGGTCAACATCCCCTTCGGCGGAGCCAAGGGGGGCGTCATCTGCGACCCGAAGAAGATGTCGCAGGGCGAGCTGGAGCGCATGACCCGTCGCTACACCGCCTCGATCATCGACTTCATCGGCCCGGAGAAGGACGTCCCCGCGCCCGACATGAACACCAACGAGCAGACGATGGCCTGGATCATGGACACCTACTCCATGCACATGGGCCAGACCAGCACCGCCGTCGTCACCGGCAAGCCGGTCAACATGGGCGGGTCCAGAGGGCGTCGCGAGGCGACGGGACGTGGTATCTCGGTCGTCTGCGACGAGGCCCTGAAGCACCTCGGCATGTCGATTGAAGGCTGCCGCGTCATCCTGCAGGGCTTCGGCAACGTCGGCTCGAACGCCGCTAACATCCTCTACCGCAAGGGTTACACCATCATCGGCATTACCGAGTACGATGGCGCGGTCTATAACGCCGACGGCATCGACATCCCCGCGCTCATCGAGCACCGTGCCAGGGCGGGCACCATCAACGGCTTCGCCAAGGCCGTGCCCGCGGACAAGGACGAGATCCTCACCCGCGAGTGCGAGATCCTGATCCCGGCCGCGACTGAGAACGTCATCACCAGCCGCAACGCCGCCGACCTGCGCTGCCGCATCCTCTGCGAGGGTGCCAACGGCCCCACTACCGTCCTCGCTGACGAGATACTGGCCGAGAAGGGCGTCTTCGTCATCCCCGATATCCTGGCCAACGCGGGCGGCGTCACCACCAGCTACTTCGAGTGGGTGCAGGACCGCATGGGCTACTTCTGGACCGAGAGCGAGGTCAACCAGCGGCTCGACACCATCATGTCGGAGTCCTTCAAGGACGTGGTCTCCTACGGCACGGCGCATCAGGTCAACAACCGTATCGCGGCCTACATGCTGGCGATCGACCGTGTGGCCTTCACCACCAAGCAGCGCGGAGTCTACGCGTAA
- the trpE gene encoding anthranilate synthase component I — translation MAARRTSTPDLTAFRKLAKSHTLVPVFRTITADLETPVSAFLRIANEAPEAFLLESVEGGEHVGRYTFIGIEPYKRMEARGHTITVEEGRKRKTFEGDIFEELKLALAGHTPARLSGLPPFTAGAVGFFSYDVVRLIERLPVLAADELGVPDACLMFFDQVLAFDHVKKEILLIATADMTRGGSYEQALKRLNKMERRLASALPPQRRRAVQGKLKLVSRTPKMRYLKSVAKAKEYIASGDVFQCVISQRFDCEPGVEAFDIYRALRIVNPSPYMFFLRFGMEKAGPKGKKVSQPAHIVGSSPELLVRVHGRTVEYRPIAGTRPRSADEVEDRALEANLRADEKEVAEHVMLVDLGRNDVGRVSEFGSVKVKDLMFVERYSHVMHMVSAVEGELRKDLEPIDAFKACFPAGTLSGAPKIRAMEIIEELEPARRGVYGGSVFYADFSGNLDSCIAIRTLFMNGKQGHIQAGGGIVADSVPEMEFAETVNKSKAVVRAIEKARLG, via the coding sequence ATGGCCGCCAGACGCACCAGTACCCCGGATTTGACCGCATTTCGCAAGCTGGCGAAGAGCCACACCCTCGTCCCCGTCTTCCGCACCATCACCGCCGACCTCGAGACACCGGTATCGGCCTTCCTGCGCATCGCCAACGAGGCCCCCGAAGCCTTCCTGCTCGAGAGCGTCGAGGGCGGAGAGCACGTGGGGCGGTACACCTTCATCGGCATCGAGCCGTACAAGCGCATGGAGGCGCGGGGGCACACCATCACCGTCGAAGAGGGCCGCAAGCGCAAGACCTTCGAGGGAGATATCTTCGAGGAACTGAAGCTGGCCCTGGCCGGGCACACGCCCGCTCGCCTGAGCGGCCTGCCGCCGTTTACCGCCGGTGCGGTCGGGTTCTTCTCCTACGATGTAGTCCGGCTGATCGAGCGCCTGCCCGTGCTGGCCGCCGATGAGTTGGGAGTTCCCGACGCCTGCCTGATGTTCTTCGACCAGGTGCTCGCCTTCGACCATGTGAAGAAGGAGATTCTGCTGATCGCCACCGCCGATATGACTCGCGGAGGGAGCTACGAGCAGGCGCTGAAGCGGCTGAATAAGATGGAGCGGAGGCTGGCTTCGGCGCTGCCGCCTCAACGGCGCAGGGCCGTGCAGGGCAAGCTGAAGCTGGTCTCGCGGACCCCGAAGATGCGGTATCTGAAGTCGGTGGCCAAGGCCAAGGAGTACATTGCCAGCGGCGACGTCTTCCAGTGCGTCATCTCGCAACGCTTCGACTGCGAGCCGGGGGTAGAGGCGTTCGATATCTACCGGGCGCTGCGGATCGTGAACCCCTCGCCGTATATGTTCTTCCTGCGATTTGGGATGGAGAAGGCCGGGCCCAAGGGCAAGAAGGTCAGCCAGCCCGCGCACATCGTGGGCTCGTCGCCGGAGCTGCTGGTGCGGGTGCATGGGCGCACGGTGGAGTATCGGCCCATCGCCGGGACGCGGCCCCGCAGCGCCGATGAGGTGGAGGATCGGGCGCTCGAGGCCAATCTGCGGGCCGATGAAAAAGAAGTCGCCGAGCATGTGATGCTGGTGGACCTGGGGCGCAATGACGTGGGCCGCGTGAGCGAGTTCGGGTCGGTGAAGGTGAAGGATCTGATGTTTGTGGAGCGGTACAGCCACGTGATGCACATGGTGAGTGCGGTCGAGGGCGAGCTGCGTAAGGATCTTGAGCCGATTGATGCGTTCAAGGCCTGCTTCCCTGCCGGGACGCTGAGCGGCGCGCCGAAGATTCGGGCGATGGAGATTATCGAGGAGCTGGAACCGGCTCGTCGCGGGGTGTATGGCGGCAGTGTGTTTTATGCGGATTTCAGTGGGAATCTGGATAGCTGCATTGCGATTCGGACGCTGTTTATGAATGGCAAGCAGGGACATATACAGGCTGGGGGCGGAATTGTGGCCGATAGTGTGCCGGAGATGGAGTTTGCTGAGACGGTGAATAAGTCCAAGGCGGTGGTGCGGGCGATTGAGAAGGCACGTCTCGGATAG
- a CDS encoding MaoC family dehydratase — translation MANELYFEDFYIGQKFISVGGAKVTAEEIKEFGQKYDPQPFHLDEAAGEGSFFKGLAASGWLTAAIVMRLRVQTIKVSGGMIGAGVEELRWSQAVRPGDTLRIESEVLGVRHSASRPEFGIIRTRTLTFNQRDEIVMRGTVNFLAPLKAAK, via the coding sequence ATGGCGAACGAGCTTTACTTCGAAGATTTTTACATCGGCCAGAAGTTCATCTCCGTCGGCGGAGCCAAGGTTACCGCCGAAGAGATCAAAGAGTTCGGCCAAAAGTACGACCCCCAGCCCTTCCACCTGGACGAAGCCGCCGGTGAGGGCTCCTTCTTCAAGGGGCTGGCCGCCTCAGGCTGGCTCACGGCCGCCATCGTCATGCGCCTCCGGGTCCAGACCATCAAGGTCTCGGGCGGCATGATCGGCGCGGGCGTCGAAGAGCTGCGCTGGAGCCAGGCCGTCCGTCCGGGCGATACGCTGCGCATCGAGTCCGAGGTCCTCGGCGTCCGCCACTCGGCCAGCCGCCCCGAGTTCGGCATCATCCGCACCCGCACTCTCACCTTCAACCAGCGCGACGAGATCGTCATGCGCGGCACGGTCAACTTCCTCGCGCCGCTCAAGGCTGCCAAGTAA
- a CDS encoding AraC family transcriptional regulator has protein sequence MTPSPTERSGSQPQRVSVLVGSRSVPLLPGNPEQDSIRSPWTGIGAGIVLEKHTLAAVEIPVHEHPTFCLHLQTGGTVEMDWNSAGKTGHVHSATGDLILLAPGTRDSMLWHGTSQRIIASVEPSLLTHAAGQLGLSRLGDFENRWTLQDEQLRLLLTEMEREMASGWPMGALYGDLIGLSLSIALVRKYASPTPPPLLKGGLARAKLRHVLDYIETHLDRELRLEELATLAGLSLFHFARSFRESTGFTPHQYIVEKRVARAKLLLAKPEWTIEQVASAVGFQSASRFTSAFRANTGATPTFWRRNS, from the coding sequence ATGACGCCTTCCCCAACAGAGCGCAGCGGCAGCCAACCCCAGCGCGTCTCCGTGCTGGTCGGCTCGCGCTCGGTGCCGCTGCTGCCCGGCAACCCCGAGCAGGACAGCATCCGCTCGCCCTGGACCGGCATTGGAGCCGGAATCGTCCTCGAAAAGCACACCCTCGCCGCCGTCGAGATCCCCGTCCACGAGCACCCCACCTTCTGCCTCCACCTCCAGACCGGCGGCACGGTCGAGATGGACTGGAACTCCGCGGGCAAGACCGGCCACGTCCACTCCGCCACCGGCGACCTGATCCTGCTGGCTCCCGGCACCCGTGACTCGATGCTCTGGCACGGCACCTCGCAGCGCATCATCGCGTCGGTGGAGCCGTCGCTCCTGACCCACGCGGCCGGGCAGCTCGGCCTGTCGCGCCTGGGCGACTTCGAGAACCGCTGGACGTTGCAGGACGAGCAGTTACGCCTGCTGCTGACTGAGATGGAGCGCGAGATGGCCTCCGGCTGGCCGATGGGCGCTCTCTACGGCGACCTCATCGGGCTGTCGCTCTCCATCGCGCTGGTGCGGAAGTACGCCAGCCCCACGCCGCCGCCGCTGCTCAAGGGCGGCCTCGCGCGGGCGAAGCTGCGCCACGTCCTCGACTACATCGAGACCCATCTGGACCGCGAGCTGCGCCTCGAAGAGCTGGCCACGCTGGCGGGGCTCAGCCTCTTCCACTTCGCGCGCAGCTTCCGCGAGAGCACCGGCTTCACCCCGCACCAGTACATCGTCGAGAAGCGCGTAGCCCGCGCCAAGCTGCTGCTGGCCAAGCCCGAGTGGACCATCGAGCAGGTCGCCTCAGCCGTGGGATTTCAGAGCGCAAGTCGCTTCACCAGCGCCTTCCGCGCCAATACCGGAGCTACGCCTACCTTCTGGAGAAGAAACTCTTGA
- a CDS encoding MBL fold metallo-hydrolase, with protein sequence MRITVLASGSKGNATVVSSSRTRLLVDAGLSCRELLRRMAISGENPETLDAILITHEHIDHVAGLAVLARRLRIPVFFTEPTHRAWVRMLTPRTTMTYAKWLDHIQQEKAAKAAAAEELETLPNRSDDPAATLELPVEEAVEDAAESTPPSRKQDPAYLPAVEYFRAGTDFSIGDIAVSPFTIPHDAADPCGFVFESAGVRTALATDLGYMPPNVKAALKRIDLLLLESNHDLEMLRDGPYPWSVKQRVLSRVGHLSNEATAEFLQKDYDGGAHTIILGHLSESNNVPELALLAAEQALGNRMRLLGNRILIARQSEPLESVQL encoded by the coding sequence ATGCGCATCACTGTCCTGGCCTCGGGTTCCAAGGGCAATGCGACTGTCGTTTCGAGCAGCCGCACCCGCCTCCTGGTCGACGCCGGGCTCTCCTGCCGCGAGCTGCTCCGCCGCATGGCCATCTCCGGCGAGAACCCCGAAACCCTCGACGCCATCCTCATCACGCACGAGCACATCGATCACGTAGCCGGACTCGCCGTGCTGGCGCGCCGCCTGCGCATCCCGGTCTTCTTCACCGAGCCGACCCACCGCGCCTGGGTCCGGATGCTGACGCCGCGCACTACCATGACCTACGCCAAGTGGCTCGATCATATCCAGCAGGAAAAAGCCGCCAAGGCCGCCGCTGCCGAAGAGTTGGAAACCCTGCCCAACCGCTCCGACGACCCCGCTGCGACGCTCGAGCTGCCTGTGGAAGAAGCTGTGGAAGACGCGGCCGAATCCACCCCGCCCTCACGCAAGCAAGACCCGGCCTACCTGCCCGCCGTCGAGTACTTCCGCGCCGGGACCGACTTTTCCATCGGCGATATCGCCGTCTCGCCCTTCACCATCCCACATGACGCCGCCGATCCCTGCGGCTTCGTCTTCGAGTCGGCGGGCGTCCGCACGGCACTGGCCACCGACCTCGGCTACATGCCGCCTAACGTCAAGGCCGCGCTCAAGCGCATCGACCTGCTGCTGCTCGAATCCAACCACGACCTCGAGATGCTGCGCGACGGCCCGTACCCGTGGTCGGTCAAGCAGCGCGTCCTCTCGCGAGTCGGCCACCTCTCGAACGAGGCTACGGCCGAGTTCCTCCAGAAGGACTACGACGGCGGCGCTCACACCATCATCCTCGGCCACCTCTCCGAGTCCAATAACGTGCCCGAACTGGCACTGTTAGCCGCTGAGCAGGCCCTCGGCAACCGGATGCGGCTGCTTGGCAACCGTATTCTCATCGCCCGCCAGTCCGAGCCGCTCGAGTCGGTTCAACTGTAA
- a CDS encoding site-specific DNA-methyltransferase — translation MERMNRIVHGENLAVLQTLAENSVELIYVDPPFNTGRRQTRRQVKTVRDEAGDRVGFGGKRYRTEPVAGIAAGYGDAFPDYLGFLRPRIIEARRVLTETGSLFFHVDPREVHYCKVMLDEIFGRACFQNEIIWAYDYGARPSKRWPAKHDNILWYTRHPERYTFDLNQTDRIPYMAPGLVGAKKAARGKTPTDVWWHTIVSPTGKEKTGYATQKPLGMLERIVRVHSKPGDMVLDFFAGSGTAGAAAARNGRSFLMVDENVEAIKVMEKRLGVKAQKHRKPRTKAAAKKKTPAADQREALRK, via the coding sequence ATGGAACGGATGAACCGGATTGTGCACGGAGAGAACCTCGCCGTGCTCCAGACGCTGGCAGAGAACTCGGTGGAGCTGATCTACGTGGACCCCCCGTTCAACACCGGGAGGCGGCAGACGCGGCGGCAGGTGAAGACCGTGCGCGATGAGGCCGGGGATCGGGTTGGGTTCGGGGGCAAACGCTACAGGACCGAGCCGGTGGCCGGGATCGCGGCGGGGTATGGGGATGCGTTCCCCGACTACCTTGGTTTTTTGCGGCCCAGAATAATCGAGGCCCGGCGCGTGCTGACCGAGACCGGCTCGCTCTTCTTCCACGTGGACCCGCGCGAGGTCCACTACTGCAAGGTGATGCTCGATGAGATCTTCGGGAGGGCGTGTTTTCAGAACGAGATCATCTGGGCTTATGACTATGGAGCACGCCCGAGCAAACGATGGCCCGCCAAGCACGACAACATCCTTTGGTACACGCGCCATCCTGAGCGCTATACCTTCGACCTGAACCAGACCGACCGGATTCCGTACATGGCTCCGGGGCTGGTGGGGGCTAAGAAGGCGGCGCGGGGAAAGACGCCGACCGATGTGTGGTGGCATACGATCGTCTCGCCCACGGGCAAGGAGAAGACCGGCTACGCGACGCAGAAGCCGCTGGGAATGCTGGAGCGGATTGTGCGAGTCCACTCGAAGCCGGGGGATATGGTGCTGGACTTCTTTGCGGGCAGCGGCACGGCGGGAGCGGCGGCGGCGCGGAATGGCCGCAGCTTTTTAATGGTGGATGAGAATGTCGAGGCGATCAAGGTGATGGAAAAGCGGCTCGGGGTAAAGGCGCAGAAGCATCGCAAGCCAAGAACCAAAGCTGCCGCAAAAAAGAAAACGCCCGCTGCCGACCAGCGGGAGGCCCTCAGAAAATAA